A portion of the Cololabis saira isolate AMF1-May2022 chromosome 17, fColSai1.1, whole genome shotgun sequence genome contains these proteins:
- the LOC133464046 gene encoding multiple inositol polyphosphate phosphatase 1-like: MSITLWKVVFIHIISITGLFGCSPEEYLNIPSIAKYFSTKGRYEEVNPYLIGDILAVNRSILQPPSAQCRPIHLTAVVRHGTRYPTTKNVKKMGRMYDVVRNAPAQQGLLQELQSWTQWYTEDMDGRLVQKGVDDLRHLAMRMSKLFPSLVSREKLRGGLFKFITSSKHRCVNSTLSFQAGLTQLWAIEDMEFEHAVNDALMRFFDQCTKFVEEVDKNPSAMTELDKFKQGAEMTRVQQKIADRLGVAYSLITHDMAEAAFYFCAYEFAIKTKNSPWCRLFDELDAQVMEYALDLKQFWKRGYGHDINSKSSCILFHDVFSRLDKAANENKSGQQVSEAVTVQVGHAETLLPLLTLLGFFKDNETLTSTNYASQTQRSFRSSRMLPYAANFILVLYDCGGGDLRLQPLLNEKPMAFPGLTEQESSMPLYQSVRDHYSHLLQGCDFETECQLFRNTVDV; the protein is encoded by the exons ATGTCGATCACTTTATGGAAAGTAGTTTTTATCCACATCATTTCCATCACCGGCCTTTTCGGCTGCTCTCCCGAGGAATATCTAAATATACCTTCAATTGCGAAATATTTCAGCACGAAAGGGAGGTATGAAGAGGTGAACCCGTATCTCATAGGCGACATACTTGCTGTCAACAGATCTATTTTACAGCCTCCGTCCGCGCAATGTCGGCCAATTCACCTGACCGCCGTAGTCAGGCACGGGACGAGATACCCGACGACCAAAAACGTGAAGAAGATGGGGAGAATGTACGATGTGGTCCGGAACGCCCCTGCCCAGCAGGGcttgctgcaggagctgcagagctggacTCAGTGGTACACCGAGGACATGGATGGAAGGCTGGTCCAGAAAGGTGTAGACGACCTCAGACATCTGGCCATGCGGATGTCCAAGCTGTTCCCCTCTTTGGTTTCACGGGAGAAGCTTCGAGGGGGACTCTTCAAGTTCATAACCAGCTCCAAGCACAGATGCGTCAACAGCACGCTGTCCTTCCAGGCGGGGCTGACGCAGCTGTGGGCCATTGAAG ACATGGAGTTTGAGCATGCAGTGAATGATGCCCTCATGAGGTTCTTTGACCAGTGCACCAAGTTCGTGGAGGAGGTTGATAAAAACCCTTCAGCCATGACAGAGCTGGACAAGTTCAAGCAGGGGGCAGAGATGACAAGGGTCCAGCAGAAGATCGCTGACCGCCTCGGAGTGGCATACTCTCTTATCACACACG ACATGGCAGAAGCCGCGTTCTACTTTTGCGCTTATGAGTTTGCGATCAAGACGAAGAACTCGCCTTGGTGTCGCCTCTTTGATGAGTTGGATGCACAG GTTATGGAGTATGCACTTGATCTGAAGCAATTTTGGAAACGTGGTTATGGACATGATATCAACAGCAAGTCGAGCTGTATTCTGTTCCATGACGTGTTCAGTCGCCTGGACAAAGCAGCCAACGAAAATAA GTCAGGCCAGCAGGTGAGTGAGGCCGTGACGGTCCAGGTGGGCCACGCAGAGACCCTCCTGCCACTTCTCACCCTCCTGGGCTTCTTCAAGGACAACGAGACCCTGACGTCAACAAACTACGCCTCACAGACCCAACGCTCTTTCCGCTCGAGTCGTATGCTGCCTTATGCAGCTAACTTCATCCTGGTGCTGTACGACTGTGGGGGAGGCGACCTCAGACTGCAGCCACTGCTCAACGAGAAGCCGATGGCGTTCCCAGGTTTGACGGAGCAGGAGTCGTCCATGCCGCTCTATCAGAGCGTCAGAGATCACTACAGCCATCTGCTCCAGGGCTGTGACTTTGAGACCGAATGCCAGCTGTTCAGGAATACTGTTGATGTCTAG
- the LOC133463525 gene encoding phosphatidylcholine:ceramide cholinephosphotransferase 1-like, producing the protein MKKVVVWSAEDVSNWLSKEGMQDYMDALRQTDGPALLRLSKADFQEPPLSWVSSDGGQQLLERLETLRIETHIEAHKNGHANGHISGVPNGTSKPQRNGILMRKDFKEEMTQIQMPPIEATRSSFPTEWGKTGIAFFYAVVCFVTTSIVISVVHERVPPKEHTPPLPDKFFDLFDRVEWAFSICEINGMLLVGLWLIQWLLLKHRSIIGRRFFFIVGTLYLYRCITMYITTLPVPGMHFQCAPKLLGNWEAQMRRIMKMIAGGGLSITGSHTMCGDYLYSGHTVMLTLTYLFIKECKFHTVYTLVKVRLNLKFQLSESGIPLIFAYVCR; encoded by the exons ATGAAGAAGGTAGTGGTATGGTCTGCCGAGGATGTTTCTAACTGGCTGAGCAAAGAGGGGATGCAAGATTACATGGATGCTCTCCGTCAGACAGACGGGCCTGCTCTACTTAGGCTCAGTAAAGCAGATTTCCAGGAGCCTCCCCTCTCCTGGGTGTCGTCTGATGGTGGACAGCAGCTGTTGGAGCGACTGGAGACTCTTCGGATAGAGACCCACATTGAGGCTCACAAAAATGGTCATGCAAATGGACACATCTCTGGGGTACCCAATGGAACTAGTAAGCCTCAGAGGAATGGCATATTGATGAGAAAGGACTTCAAGGAGGAAATGACCCAGATTCAGATGCCTCCGATTGAAGCTACGCGCTCATCGTTTCCTACAGAGTGGGGGAAGACAGGCATAGCATTTTTCTATGCAGTAGTTTGCTTTGTCACCACCAGTATTGTCATATCAGTGGTCCATGAAAGAGTGCCGCCAAAGGAGCACACCCCCCCATTGCCTGATAAATTCTTCGACCTATTCGACAGGGTGGAGTGGGCCTTCTCAATCTGTGAGATTAATGGCATGTTGCTGGTGGGACTCTGGCTGATACAGTGGCTTCTCCTCAAGCACAG GTCAATAATAGGCAGGAGATTCTTTTTCATTGTGGGAACCCTCTATCTGTACCGGTGTATTACCATGTACATCActaccctgcctgttcctgggaTGCACTTTCAGTGCGCTCCAAAG CTTCTTGGGAACTGGGAAGCACAGATGAGGAGAATAATGAAAATGATTGCTGGTGGGGGTCTATCTATCACAGGGTCCCACACCATGTGTGGAGACTATCTGTATAGTGGCCACACGGTCATGCTAACACTCACATACCTCTTCATCAAAGAATGTAAGTTCCACACTGTCTATACATTAGTCAAAGTAAGACTGAACCTAAAGTTTCAACTGTCAGAATCAGGAATTCCTCTCATATTTGCTTATGTGTGCAGATAG
- the si:dkey-261j15.2 gene encoding uncharacterized protein si:dkey-261j15.2 gives MDVEKKQQWSVEETTCLLAVWSSAEIQRKLERGSRTKPVFRKIQREMAGGGYERSIDQLENKLETLKEDYRDQKWDMGRSGSGRPPNNPHFDVLHAVLGHRPAYNTTGALNSRTAMRESVLQGSALQQHYTQADFTDLGESQEPITIHSTPLRSSSPSPSSSSSHRSGPHQSRPGKRKRDTDMWDYLEQADKRFLQQTTDMNTALLQEMREMREQSAAYIGLMGRMVSLMEAQQK, from the exons atggatgtagaaaagaagcagcagtggtccgtggaggagacaacctgtctccTGGCAGTGTGGTCCTCCGCGGAGATTCAGCGGAAGCTAGAGAGGGGGTCAAGGACCAAACCGGTCTTTAGAAAGATCCAACGAGAAATGGCTGGAGGAGGCTACGAGCGGAGCATCGACCAGCTTGAAAACAAGCTGGAAACACTCAAGGAAGATTACAGGGACCAGAAATGGGACATGGGGCGTAGCGGCAGTGGTCGGCCCCCAAATAACCCACATTTCGATGTCCTCCATGCTGTGCTCGGCCACCGACCGGCGTACAACACCACCGGAGCGCTGAACTCCAGGACGGCCATGCGGGAGTCAGTCCTGCAGGGATCAGCGCTGCAGCAACACTACACACAGGCTG ACTTCACAGACCTGGGTGAGTCCCAGGAGCCGATAACAATACATTCAACTCCCCTGAGGAGTAGCTCACCATCGCCATCTTCCTCCTCAAGCCACAGATCAGGCCCACACCAGTCCAGACCAG GGAAACGCAAAAGAGACACGGACATGTGGGACTACCTTGAGCAAGCGGACAAAAGGTTTCTGCAGCAGACCACAGACATGAACACTGCGCTGCTGCAGGAGATGCGTGAAATGCGTGAGCAGTCGGCCGCATACATTGGACTGATGGGACGCATGGTGTCTCTGATGGAGGCTCAACAGAAATGA